TTTTTCCAAGGCTTGCGGCAGGAGGAATCACACCTACTGGTACTGCAATGATGAAAGTACTTCAAGCGTTCGACCATTTACCAACAGAAGGAAGTCGGGGAGAAGACTCTAATGAAATCATCGATCAATCCTACGGTACATCTTTCTAAAAAACAGGTCATTGTTGGTAAGTGGCATAAGCAAAAATATGAAATCATACAAAAGCTAGGTGAAGGTTCCCGAGGTTCGATCTATTTAGCAAAATATAACCGTGGAACCGTTGCGCTTAAAATTAGTGCTGAATCGTCAGTAGTTACTGCAGAAGTGAATGTACTTAAAAAACTAAACAATGTTCAAGGGGTCCAGCTCGGGCCTCTTTTATTAGACGTAGACGATATGCAACTTCGTCCTCACGAATCTTATTCCTTTTACGTCATGGAATACATCGATGGGGTACCTGTGCGTCAGTGGTTGGATAGTAAAGGTTTCGGACAAATTGGAATCATCGGTTCTCAATTGCTATTTCAGCTTTACCATCTTCATCTACAAGGGTATGTGTTTGGAGATTTAAAGCTGGATAACATGTTGGTCGAACGCAGCACGGGAAAGTTACGCCTATTGGATATGGGGGGGGTGACTCAAAAAGGTAGATTGGTGAGGGAGTATACTTCCCAGTACGACCGTGGTTACTGGGGAAAGGGAAGTAGAAAGGCGGAAGAGTCCTATGACCTGTTTGCGTTCGTTGTGTGTATGTTGCACCTTGATTCTTCACTAACCATCGAGAAACGAAAGAATCAGGATATATCTTAC
Above is a window of Halalkalibacillus sediminis DNA encoding:
- a CDS encoding protein kinase domain-containing protein, with translation MKSSINPTVHLSKKQVIVGKWHKQKYEIIQKLGEGSRGSIYLAKYNRGTVALKISAESSVVTAEVNVLKKLNNVQGVQLGPLLLDVDDMQLRPHESYSFYVMEYIDGVPVRQWLDSKGFGQIGIIGSQLLFQLYHLHLQGYVFGDLKLDNMLVERSTGKLRLLDMGGVTQKGRLVREYTSQYDRGYWGKGSRKAEESYDLFAFVVCMLHLDSSLTIEKRKNQDISYWVQQSRRLRIFHKVFENAVNGKYSNAKEMKVDFDNAIKNQASKSRKKSPSKKVDRPNHNELWTLSSIISVHVLILYYLVQNI